The following coding sequences are from one Thermovenabulum gondwanense window:
- a CDS encoding SDR family oxidoreductase — MELGLKNKTVIVTASSSGLGKAAALEFCREGANVMLFSRSEEELVKTQKEIKEITGKEPLFTVGDMTNYEDIKRLVKNTVEAFEDVYALVNNTGGPPAGNFDNFDDEAWQKAYELCLLSYIRTIREVLPFMKRNNEGKIVNFTSSSVKQVLDNLILSNTFRMGVVGLSKTLSQELGKYNILINVVGPGRIGTARVEYLDKIRAEKAGITVEELRKETSKNIPLGRYGTPEEYAKLTVFLCSPANTYITGQIILVDGGMVKAY; from the coding sequence ATGGAACTGGGATTGAAAAATAAAACAGTAATTGTTACTGCGTCCAGTTCGGGACTTGGGAAGGCTGCTGCTCTGGAATTTTGCAGAGAAGGCGCAAATGTAATGCTTTTCAGCAGGTCCGAAGAGGAATTGGTAAAAACGCAGAAGGAAATAAAAGAAATAACCGGGAAAGAACCGCTTTTTACTGTAGGGGATATGACAAATTACGAGGATATAAAGCGATTAGTAAAGAATACTGTTGAGGCCTTTGAAGACGTATATGCCCTTGTAAATAATACCGGCGGACCGCCGGCGGGGAATTTTGACAATTTTGACGATGAAGCCTGGCAAAAAGCCTATGAACTTTGCCTTTTAAGCTATATCCGGACTATAAGAGAAGTACTTCCCTTTATGAAAAGAAATAATGAAGGGAAGATTGTAAACTTTACCTCTTCTTCCGTAAAGCAGGTTTTAGACAATCTTATTCTGTCAAATACCTTTAGAATGGGCGTGGTCGGTCTCAGCAAGACTCTTTCCCAGGAGCTGGGTAAATATAATATTTTGATAAATGTTGTAGGGCCAGGGAGAATCGGCACAGCGAGGGTGGAATACTTGGACAAAATAAGGGCGGAAAAAGCAGGTATTACCGTTGAGGAATTAAGAAAGGAGACTTCAAAAAATATACCCTTAGGAAGGTACGGTACACCCGAAGAATACGCAAAATTAACCGTATTTCTGTGTTCGCCGGCAAATACATATATCACCGGCCAAATTATACTTGTCGATGGTGGTATGGTAAAGGCGTATTAA
- a CDS encoding 3-keto-5-aminohexanoate cleavage protein yields the protein MRKVIITVAPTGNVPTKEDNPYVPVTPDEIAEDIYNCYQAGAAVAHIHARDENGKPTADPKVFEEIIRKVKQKCDIIIQLSTGARAGKGKERGACIELKPEMASLATGSSNFPTAVNENPPELIEYLGKKMLENGVKPEIEAFDVAMITNVDYYIKKGVIKPPLHFNLVMNVPGSISGTPKNLLHMVELLPPGSTFTVTAVGKSHVDLIAMSIILGGHVRVGLEDVLLYSYEPKVLATNEMLVKRAVQIIRDLGHEVATPKEARKILNLA from the coding sequence TTGAGAAAAGTAATTATAACAGTAGCCCCTACGGGTAATGTTCCGACAAAAGAAGACAACCCTTACGTACCCGTAACGCCGGATGAAATAGCAGAGGATATATACAACTGCTATCAGGCAGGTGCTGCAGTAGCTCATATCCACGCAAGAGACGAAAATGGGAAACCAACTGCAGACCCCAAAGTTTTTGAAGAAATAATCAGAAAAGTGAAGCAAAAATGTGATATTATAATTCAACTATCTACAGGAGCTAGAGCCGGCAAAGGCAAGGAAAGAGGAGCCTGTATTGAATTAAAACCCGAAATGGCCAGCCTTGCCACCGGATCGTCGAATTTTCCGACAGCCGTCAACGAAAATCCGCCGGAACTCATAGAGTACCTGGGGAAGAAGATGCTGGAAAATGGAGTTAAACCTGAAATAGAGGCTTTTGATGTGGCTATGATAACAAATGTAGACTATTACATAAAAAAAGGCGTAATTAAACCACCCCTTCACTTTAACCTTGTAATGAATGTTCCGGGGTCTATAAGCGGCACTCCCAAGAACCTGCTTCATATGGTGGAGCTCTTGCCTCCCGGTTCTACTTTTACAGTAACGGCAGTGGGGAAATCCCATGTGGATTTGATTGCTATGTCAATTATTCTTGGAGGGCATGTAAGAGTGGGCCTCGAAGATGTATTGCTGTATTCTTACGAACCCAAGGTGCTTGCTACCAACGAAATGCTTGTAAAAAGAGCAGTCCAAATTATAAGGGATTTAGGACATGAAGTTGCTACGCCCAAAGAGGCAAGAAAAATATTAAATTTGGCATAA
- a CDS encoding sensor histidine kinase: MIIFSLIYNLLNKLGLFIIIIYLLSKSKTFTKLITQNEKSFKGNLLLITIFGIIGMLGNYFSINYEGSLVNTRIIGVASGGLYGGPVVGLGAAVISVIHRLSIGTADFTLKACSISTIIEGMISGYSYYIAKERRNKWIYGIVLGVICESLRKIMVLIFSRPFAKAVAVVKVIWIPMTVVNAVGLAIFIAIIESIFTEKEKLQAYQAKLCLNIANQTLPILRKGLSRETAKKAGEIIFNVTDFDAIAITDEKEVLCHLGVGSDHHASGGPLLTNLTKKAIQEGIYVVSKSKAEIDCKFPDCKLQSAIVLPLKIKDNVIGTLKLYRCAENSISETDVELGLGLAQLFSTQLELSMIEEQNKILALTQIKVLQNQINPHFLFNCLNTISVLCRLNPFKARKLISHLSNFYRKNLNKKDALIDIDEELEHVKSYVALEKERFKNKLKITFTKDENVNFKIPPLTLQPLVENAIQHGILPKEEGGHVAVIIKGIRKGFLICVKDDGVGIEEELLKNLNSHNFPKSSFGLESVYKRFKYFYGSSIQFNIYSKKQRGTSVIIRVRGDAVEGLNS; this comes from the coding sequence ATGATAATATTCAGTTTAATATACAATCTGCTGAACAAATTAGGTCTTTTTATTATAATAATTTATCTTTTATCCAAATCAAAAACCTTTACAAAACTTATTACCCAGAACGAAAAATCTTTTAAAGGAAACCTATTGCTTATAACAATATTTGGCATTATCGGCATGTTGGGGAATTATTTCAGTATAAATTATGAAGGCTCCCTGGTAAATACCCGAATTATTGGGGTAGCGTCGGGAGGGCTGTACGGCGGCCCGGTGGTGGGATTAGGAGCTGCAGTAATATCGGTTATTCACAGGCTGTCCATAGGGACTGCGGACTTTACCTTGAAAGCCTGCAGCATTTCCACAATTATAGAAGGAATGATTTCCGGATATTCCTATTATATTGCCAAGGAAAGACGCAATAAATGGATTTACGGGATAGTCCTGGGGGTAATTTGTGAATCCCTGAGGAAAATAATGGTGCTCATTTTTTCCAGACCTTTTGCCAAAGCCGTAGCGGTGGTTAAAGTCATATGGATTCCCATGACCGTTGTGAATGCCGTAGGTCTTGCTATATTTATAGCGATTATCGAATCCATTTTTACAGAAAAGGAGAAACTACAGGCTTATCAAGCAAAGCTTTGTCTTAATATAGCAAATCAAACCCTGCCAATTCTAAGGAAGGGTTTAAGCAGGGAAACGGCAAAAAAAGCGGGAGAAATTATTTTCAATGTGACGGATTTTGACGCTATAGCCATTACCGACGAAAAGGAAGTACTTTGCCATCTCGGAGTGGGCTCGGACCATCATGCTTCCGGGGGACCGCTGTTGACAAACCTTACAAAAAAGGCAATTCAGGAGGGCATTTATGTAGTAAGCAAGAGTAAGGCGGAAATAGACTGTAAGTTTCCCGATTGTAAACTTCAGTCCGCAATTGTGCTTCCTTTAAAAATAAAGGACAACGTCATCGGGACTTTGAAGTTATATAGGTGTGCAGAAAATTCCATAAGCGAAACGGATGTGGAGCTGGGCCTCGGGCTTGCACAGTTATTTTCAACTCAATTAGAGCTTAGTATGATTGAAGAACAGAACAAAATTCTCGCTTTGACTCAAATTAAGGTACTGCAAAACCAGATAAATCCGCATTTTTTATTTAACTGCTTGAATACCATCTCTGTCCTGTGCCGCCTGAACCCCTTTAAAGCAAGAAAACTCATCAGCCATCTTTCCAATTTCTACAGAAAGAATTTAAACAAGAAGGATGCACTGATTGATATAGATGAGGAATTGGAGCACGTAAAATCTTATGTGGCATTGGAAAAAGAAAGATTTAAAAACAAGCTTAAGATAACTTTTACAAAGGATGAGAACGTGAATTTCAAAATACCGCCGCTTACCCTGCAGCCCTTAGTGGAAAACGCCATCCAGCACGGAATCCTTCCTAAGGAGGAAGGGGGGCATGTGGCGGTAATTATAAAGGGGATTCGTAAAGGATTTTTGATCTGCGTTAAAGATGACGGCGTAGGAATTGAAGAAGAACTTTTAAAAAATTTAAATTCTCATAATTTCCCGAAAAGCAGTTTTGGATTAGAATCAGTTTACAAGAGGTTTAAATATTTCTACGGGAGCAGTATTCAGTTTAATATTTACAGTAAAAAACAAAGGGGTACCTCGGTGATAATACGGGTAAGGGGTGATGCGGTTGAAGGCCTTAATAGTTGA
- a CDS encoding HEPN domain-containing protein, with protein MRREVLDWLESSEYDFETAKAMLDAGRYNYCIFICHQAVEKLLEALIIHLNKEFPPKSHNLITLLEMIDNNPDKDMETIILKLNPHYMVSRYPDAAGGVNYKMYNRQIAEEYFYDTERVLKWLKQKMN; from the coding sequence ATGCGAAGAGAAGTTCTGGATTGGCTCGAAAGCTCAGAGTACGATTTTGAAACCGCAAAAGCAATGCTTGATGCTGGCAGATATAATTACTGCATTTTTATTTGCCACCAGGCTGTAGAAAAATTATTAGAAGCTTTGATAATACATTTAAATAAAGAATTTCCACCAAAATCTCATAATTTAATTACATTATTAGAAATGATTGATAATAACCCTGACAAAGATATGGAAACGATAATATTAAAATTGAATCCACACTATATGGTTTCAAGATACCCCGATGCTGCCGGAGGAGTTAATTATAAAATGTATAACAGGCAAATTGCTGAAGAATACTTCTACGATACAGAAAGGGTGTTAAAATGGTTAAAACAAAAGATGAACTGA
- a CDS encoding nucleotidyltransferase domain-containing protein gives MVKTKDELIKLLSDYISKLKNTIKIEKVLLFGSYARGEALKTSDVDLAIVSEDFNKMNFFERLEFLNKYWNYDIGADILGYTPEEFEDLSGKISFVSEIVKTSIDITDICSKRN, from the coding sequence ATGGTTAAAACAAAAGATGAACTGATAAAATTATTATCCGATTATATAAGCAAGTTAAAAAATACTATCAAAATAGAAAAAGTATTATTGTTCGGGTCTTACGCAAGAGGTGAAGCTTTAAAAACCAGCGATGTAGACCTTGCAATAGTATCGGAGGATTTTAATAAAATGAATTTTTTTGAACGCCTTGAGTTTCTGAATAAATACTGGAACTACGATATAGGAGCGGATATATTAGGGTATACTCCCGAAGAATTTGAAGACTTGTCGGGAAAAATAAGTTTTGTTTCCGAAATAGTAAAAACGAGTATCGATATTACCGACATTTGTTCTAAAAGAAATTAA
- a CDS encoding sigma-54 interaction domain-containing protein, whose product MDKRLLEIVVNNLYAGVYLTDGKGTTIGVNKTFEMMSGIKNEELTGKSMKELVEKGYFSASATLLVLERKAPASVIYNTCTKRRLLARGKPIFNEAGEIEYVVSTVYDLTEIEYKNTVDNEGVGGNLSEENNFVAYSEAMNRVIDLALRVAAVDSTVLIIGESGVGKSHVAEIIHRASKRRNRPMIKVNCAAIPETLIESELFGYEAGAFTGADKRGKPGLFELANHSTIFLDEVAEFPLNVQSKLLGVLQDMEFVKIGSRKPVKVDVRVIAATNKNLYKLVQEGKFREDLYYRLNVVPIHIPPLRERREDIPPLITYFVEKYNKKYGCNKILSTSLINLLINMPWEGNVRELENTIERLIVTSKSDSISIDDYNYIFRENDMDFTKMGLDKIMEEYEKRILSQAKILYKTTRKMAEALRTSQSTIVRKLKKYGII is encoded by the coding sequence ATGGACAAAAGGCTATTAGAAATTGTTGTAAACAACTTATATGCAGGTGTATATCTGACGGATGGTAAAGGGACTACAATAGGTGTTAATAAAACTTTTGAAATGATGTCGGGAATAAAAAATGAAGAGCTAACCGGGAAAAGCATGAAAGAGCTGGTTGAGAAGGGATATTTTTCGGCTTCTGCCACTTTGCTGGTTTTAGAGCGAAAGGCGCCGGCATCTGTAATTTACAATACCTGTACTAAAAGAAGGTTATTGGCAAGGGGAAAACCCATATTTAATGAAGCCGGGGAAATCGAATACGTAGTAAGCACAGTTTACGATCTTACCGAAATTGAATATAAAAATACTGTCGATAATGAAGGTGTTGGGGGTAATCTTTCGGAAGAAAACAATTTCGTAGCATACAGCGAAGCGATGAATAGGGTTATAGACTTGGCTTTAAGAGTTGCCGCAGTAGATTCCACTGTATTAATTATTGGAGAGTCGGGGGTAGGCAAGAGCCATGTAGCTGAAATAATACACAGAGCCAGCAAAAGGAGAAACAGACCGATGATAAAGGTGAACTGTGCCGCTATACCAGAGACCCTAATTGAGTCGGAGCTATTTGGATACGAAGCAGGAGCTTTTACAGGAGCTGATAAAAGGGGCAAACCGGGATTATTTGAGCTGGCTAATCACAGCACTATATTTCTGGATGAAGTTGCAGAATTTCCGTTGAATGTCCAGTCTAAGCTTCTTGGAGTGCTCCAGGATATGGAATTTGTCAAAATAGGCAGCAGAAAGCCGGTTAAGGTTGATGTCAGAGTTATTGCCGCTACGAATAAGAATTTATATAAACTTGTTCAGGAAGGGAAATTTAGAGAGGATTTGTACTACAGGCTTAATGTAGTGCCTATACACATTCCGCCTCTTAGAGAAAGGCGAGAGGATATACCGCCACTTATAACATATTTTGTTGAAAAGTACAATAAAAAGTACGGCTGTAATAAAATCTTATCCACTTCCCTTATAAATCTATTGATAAATATGCCATGGGAAGGAAATGTAAGAGAACTGGAAAACACAATTGAGCGACTTATAGTAACTTCGAAAAGCGATTCTATTTCTATTGATGATTACAATTACATTTTTAGAGAAAATGATATGGATTTTACCAAAATGGGCCTTGATAAAATCATGGAAGAGTATGAGAAAAGGATTTTATCTCAGGCAAAAATCCTCTATAAAACCACCAGAAAGATGGCGGAAGCCCTAAGAACAAGTCAATCGACAATTGTAAGGAAGTTAAAGAAATACGGAATTATATAA
- a CDS encoding DUF1850 domain-containing protein: MKKKAWVLIFSLVLLIMFFISNRLYLIIISSNEKTIRIPYFSDTFSIIFIHSSEKQPWENIFGINEDKLVLKTMKVASIGPGVPSNIEDGWKVKIKDGFIVYDKIDKEFEFLDIKLSKISPHYLRMGGKKINLVSIFGDNTGIRIRAKKLFN, from the coding sequence ATGAAAAAAAAAGCATGGGTTTTAATATTTTCATTGGTACTTTTAATTATGTTTTTTATCTCAAACAGGCTATATTTAATTATTATTTCATCTAATGAAAAAACTATAAGAATACCTTATTTTAGTGATACTTTTTCAATTATTTTTATACATTCCAGTGAAAAACAACCCTGGGAAAATATTTTTGGAATTAATGAAGATAAATTAGTGCTGAAAACAATGAAAGTGGCTTCTATTGGCCCGGGGGTGCCTTCGAATATAGAGGACGGATGGAAGGTAAAAATAAAAGACGGTTTCATAGTTTACGATAAAATAGATAAAGAATTTGAATTTCTGGATATAAAACTATCGAAAATTTCTCCTCATTATCTGAGGATGGGCGGTAAAAAGATTAACTTAGTCAGTATTTTTGGAGATAATACCGGAATTAGAATTAGAGCAAAAAAACTCTTTAACTAA
- a CDS encoding LytR/AlgR family response regulator transcription factor: MKALIVEDEEYSAIELKYLLKKVDKNIKVIGIINSGQKALNIVKKLNPDVVFLDIKLNDLNGLEIAKSLLSLDEGIKIIFTTAYDEYAVKAFELNALDYVLKPFSEERLKKTIEKIKRNNEVETAGLGKKFEEVKKLPVKSDSKLIFIDIDEIIYIEAEGRNSIIKTANGIYKSLYSLKDIEERLKNNCFFRVHKSYIINLKKIREIIPWFNNTYLIKLSGCEGIEIPVSKNKANELKSILNI; the protein is encoded by the coding sequence TTGAAGGCCTTAATAGTTGAAGATGAAGAGTATTCTGCGATAGAGCTGAAATACCTTTTAAAAAAGGTGGATAAAAATATCAAGGTCATAGGAATTATTAATTCCGGGCAAAAGGCTTTAAATATCGTAAAAAAACTGAACCCCGACGTTGTGTTTCTCGACATAAAATTAAATGATTTAAACGGACTGGAAATAGCAAAAAGTTTATTATCCCTTGATGAAGGTATAAAAATTATTTTCACTACCGCCTATGATGAATATGCAGTGAAGGCCTTTGAATTGAATGCTTTGGATTATGTTTTAAAACCCTTCAGCGAAGAAAGGCTAAAAAAGACAATAGAAAAAATTAAAAGAAATAATGAAGTTGAAACGGCAGGGCTTGGAAAAAAATTTGAGGAGGTAAAAAAACTCCCGGTAAAATCGGATTCAAAATTGATTTTTATCGACATCGATGAGATTATTTACATCGAAGCCGAGGGGAGAAATTCCATTATTAAGACCGCAAATGGTATTTACAAATCCTTATACTCTTTGAAAGATATTGAAGAAAGGTTAAAGAACAACTGCTTTTTCAGGGTTCATAAAAGCTACATTATAAATCTAAAAAAAATAAGAGAAATAATCCCCTGGTTTAATAACACCTATTTAATAAAATTGAGCGGCTGCGAAGGTATAGAAATACCCGTATCAAAAAATAAAGCCAATGAACTGAAATCGATTTTGAACATATAA
- a CDS encoding fumarylacetoacetate hydrolase family protein — MRLATIKLLGMEIAAIITEKGAVPVSLVSERLNKNWSRDLFEIIEKGQLDEMKDWYENGGKKEIEKLEFIPKEKVKYGPLYRRPRKIWGIGLNYVEHASDLAEKAPDEEPASFMKPDTAIIGHKDAIKIPVQSEKTTAESELGVIIGKVCKEVEREDWLSYVAGFTTVIDVTAEDILRKNPRYLTRAKSFDTFFSFGPVLVTPDEIEDVLKLRVATVKNGEIYAQNTVSNMKFPPDFLVSFHSKVMTLLPGDIISTGTPRAVQINDGDTVECWIDGFEPLINNVIDLKARK, encoded by the coding sequence ATGAGGCTTGCCACAATTAAGCTTTTGGGAATGGAAATAGCGGCAATAATTACGGAAAAAGGCGCGGTTCCCGTTAGTTTAGTAAGTGAAAGACTTAATAAAAATTGGTCCAGGGATTTATTTGAAATTATTGAAAAAGGACAGTTGGATGAAATGAAGGACTGGTACGAAAATGGAGGTAAAAAGGAAATAGAAAAACTCGAGTTTATCCCTAAGGAAAAGGTAAAATACGGGCCGTTGTACAGAAGGCCAAGAAAAATCTGGGGCATTGGATTAAATTACGTGGAACACGCATCGGATTTAGCAGAAAAAGCCCCCGATGAGGAACCGGCAAGTTTCATGAAGCCCGATACAGCTATTATCGGCCATAAAGATGCTATAAAAATTCCCGTCCAGTCCGAAAAGACTACTGCCGAAAGTGAGCTTGGGGTTATAATCGGGAAGGTATGTAAAGAAGTAGAGAGGGAAGACTGGCTTTCCTATGTAGCAGGGTTTACCACCGTAATCGATGTTACCGCCGAGGATATATTGAGAAAAAATCCCAGATATTTAACGAGGGCTAAAAGTTTTGATACTTTCTTCAGCTTCGGACCTGTATTGGTGACCCCCGACGAGATTGAGGATGTGTTGAAATTAAGGGTGGCAACGGTAAAAAACGGCGAAATATATGCGCAAAATACGGTATCAAATATGAAATTTCCGCCGGACTTTCTTGTTTCCTTTCATTCTAAGGTGATGACTCTTCTTCCGGGGGACATTATTTCCACAGGAACACCCCGTGCTGTTCAAATTAACGACGGGGATACAGTTGAATGCTGGATCGATGGTTTTGAGCCTCTAATTAATAATGTAATTGATTTAAAGGCAAGAAAATAG
- a CDS encoding TRAP transporter permease, translating into MEAGRRVTGLVLPILAVIFLLYGLTGNLLSGYFSHKGFSIPEIIEYMYLTTEGIFGTPIGVSAQYLILFVIFGSFLLKSGVGDFITEIALAIAGDKRGGPAQVAVLSSALMGSVNGSAVANVVTTGTFTIPLMKKIGYTPEFAGGVEAAASTGGQILPPVMGAAAFIMAEILGVKYVNIMYAAIIPALLYYFGVFITVYFRAVRMDLRGLDKKEVPSLGKIFREKFFLLIPLIVLVYLLVKGYTPTFAAFFGILLTVPVSWLTPRNKMNLSKILEALESGAKGSLSVAVTCAVVGIVVGISTLTGLGSKIAGAIISLSGGNLFLTLVFTMIACIILGVGMPSIPAYLLTANMAVPALLKLGVKPFVSHFFVFYYAMLANITPPVALAAYAAAGISGGDMYKTGLEGFKLAIAGFIVPFMYVYNPVLLGIGGSALSIITTCITALIGVTFVASSFEGYLLKPMNKIERVLMMIAGLLLIKPGGLTDIIGVVIGAGVLLLQIGKRKVTINKNLS; encoded by the coding sequence TTGGAAGCAGGAAGAAGAGTAACCGGGCTGGTTCTTCCCATTCTTGCGGTTATATTTTTGCTTTACGGCTTAACAGGCAACCTGCTCAGCGGATATTTTTCCCATAAAGGTTTTTCAATTCCCGAAATAATCGAATATATGTACCTGACAACAGAAGGGATTTTCGGTACTCCTATAGGAGTATCGGCTCAATATTTAATACTTTTTGTCATTTTCGGGTCGTTTTTATTAAAATCCGGTGTTGGCGATTTTATAACCGAGATAGCTTTGGCAATTGCCGGGGATAAAAGGGGCGGGCCCGCTCAGGTGGCGGTACTTTCCAGCGCTTTAATGGGTTCTGTAAACGGTTCGGCGGTGGCAAATGTGGTTACAACAGGAACATTCACTATACCTCTTATGAAAAAGATAGGATATACTCCGGAATTTGCCGGCGGCGTGGAAGCTGCAGCTTCTACCGGCGGTCAAATCCTGCCTCCTGTAATGGGCGCGGCAGCTTTTATAATGGCAGAGATCCTGGGGGTAAAATACGTCAATATAATGTACGCGGCCATTATACCTGCATTGCTATATTATTTCGGGGTATTTATAACGGTTTATTTTAGAGCGGTTCGAATGGACTTAAGGGGATTGGACAAAAAAGAAGTGCCGAGTTTAGGCAAGATTTTTAGAGAGAAGTTTTTCCTATTGATACCTTTAATTGTACTGGTGTACCTTCTCGTAAAGGGTTATACTCCAACTTTTGCTGCCTTTTTTGGCATTCTATTGACGGTGCCCGTCAGCTGGCTGACCCCGAGGAATAAAATGAACCTGTCGAAGATATTAGAGGCTTTGGAGTCCGGTGCCAAAGGTTCTTTAAGCGTTGCGGTAACCTGTGCTGTTGTAGGTATTGTTGTTGGTATTTCTACACTGACGGGACTTGGCTCCAAAATTGCAGGGGCAATTATTTCCCTTTCGGGAGGCAATTTGTTTCTGACATTGGTATTTACAATGATAGCATGTATTATACTGGGGGTTGGGATGCCTTCAATTCCTGCTTACCTTTTAACGGCTAATATGGCAGTACCGGCACTTTTGAAGCTCGGCGTTAAACCTTTCGTATCCCACTTCTTCGTATTTTATTACGCTATGCTTGCAAACATTACACCGCCCGTGGCCTTAGCGGCCTATGCAGCAGCGGGTATATCCGGAGGTGATATGTACAAAACGGGGCTTGAGGGGTTTAAATTGGCTATAGCAGGTTTTATAGTGCCCTTTATGTACGTATACAATCCCGTACTCCTCGGAATAGGAGGCAGTGCTTTATCAATTATAACCACCTGTATTACAGCCCTGATTGGTGTTACCTTTGTAGCTTCTTCTTTTGAAGGATATCTTCTAAAGCCGATGAATAAAATTGAAAGGGTTCTTATGATGATTGCCGGCTTGCTTTTAATAAAGCCGGGAGGATTAACCGATATTATAGGTGTTGTTATAGGAGCCGGTGTTTTACTGCTTCAGATTGGAAAGAGGAAAGTTACGATAAATAAAAATTTATCCTGA
- a CDS encoding PPC domain-containing DNA-binding protein — MLVNEYRTGREFAGRLGYGSDLLLSLTDFVQEKGIKAGIIEVIGACKRAKIAVYDQEKKVYNNLIFEKPMEIVSCIGNISLLNGQPMLHLHIAISDDEGKVFGGHLIEGTEVFAGEFYIKELLGPTLERKRDEVTGLNLWG; from the coding sequence ATGCTGGTAAATGAATACAGAACCGGGCGGGAATTCGCCGGAAGGCTCGGTTACGGGAGCGACCTTTTGCTTTCCCTTACTGATTTTGTTCAGGAGAAAGGAATTAAAGCCGGGATTATAGAGGTAATAGGTGCGTGCAAAAGGGCAAAGATAGCTGTTTACGATCAGGAAAAAAAGGTATATAATAACCTGATTTTCGAAAAACCTATGGAGATCGTGAGCTGCATTGGAAATATATCGTTATTAAACGGCCAACCCATGCTGCATCTTCATATAGCAATTTCCGATGATGAAGGGAAAGTATTCGGAGGGCACCTTATAGAAGGTACCGAAGTGTTTGCAGGAGAGTTTTACATAAAAGAGCTTCTTGGCCCTACCCTTGAAAGAAAGCGCGATGAGGTCACGGGGCTAAATCTGTGGGGATAA
- a CDS encoding TAXI family TRAP transporter solute-binding subunit — protein MNLKKVLPLLLVISLIVFSLGGCGAKQDSGEKSNSTNSNPAQKAEITFASGGAGGPYHVIASALASLWNEKISGINVTNSSTAASVVNLRMINENKAQIAFTMSDVAYLANKGQEMFKEPLANVLGFASLHDNYVQLITKKDSKINSVYDLKGKRVGVGAPGSGTEFNARGILKAAGMTYNDLAKADYLSYAETCEQLANGNIDAGFITGGLPVAAITELATTKDIKIVPIAPEIIEKLKQEYPIYFEAEIPAGTYKGVDAPVKTVALKNYLVVSKDMSEDLAYNLVKTMFDNWETVKQSHSALKDVTLERATEHMVIPLHPGVEKFYKEKGLIK, from the coding sequence TTGAACTTAAAAAAAGTTTTACCGCTTTTATTGGTAATTTCGCTTATTGTTTTTTCTCTCGGCGGCTGTGGAGCAAAGCAGGATTCAGGTGAAAAGAGCAATTCTACGAATTCCAATCCTGCGCAAAAAGCGGAGATTACCTTTGCTTCCGGAGGAGCGGGCGGTCCATACCACGTTATCGCCAGCGCTTTAGCTTCCTTATGGAATGAGAAGATTTCCGGTATTAATGTTACAAACTCTTCTACCGCTGCTTCTGTGGTAAACCTGAGGATGATAAATGAAAATAAAGCCCAGATAGCTTTTACTATGAGCGATGTGGCATACCTTGCCAATAAAGGGCAGGAAATGTTCAAGGAACCGCTGGCAAACGTTTTGGGTTTTGCTTCCTTGCACGACAATTACGTGCAGCTTATAACCAAAAAAGACAGTAAAATTAACAGTGTATACGATTTAAAAGGTAAAAGGGTGGGAGTGGGTGCACCCGGCAGCGGAACCGAATTCAACGCCCGCGGCATATTAAAGGCCGCCGGTATGACCTACAATGATCTGGCAAAAGCAGATTATTTAAGCTATGCGGAGACCTGCGAACAGTTAGCAAACGGCAACATCGATGCAGGATTTATTACGGGCGGACTTCCCGTTGCGGCCATAACAGAACTTGCTACTACAAAGGATATAAAGATTGTTCCAATTGCACCTGAAATTATTGAAAAATTAAAGCAGGAATACCCCATATACTTTGAAGCGGAAATTCCTGCAGGAACCTACAAAGGCGTGGACGCACCTGTCAAGACCGTTGCTTTGAAGAACTATCTTGTTGTTAGCAAGGATATGTCCGAGGATTTGGCATACAATCTCGTAAAAACAATGTTTGACAACTGGGAAACGGTAAAACAGTCCCATTCAGCTTTAAAGGATGTAACCTTGGAAAGAGCTACCGAACATATGGTAATACCTTTGCATCCTGGAGTAGAGAAATTCTACAAAGAAAAGGGTTTAATCAAATAA